The proteins below come from a single Prosthecobacter sp. SYSU 5D2 genomic window:
- a CDS encoding thioesterase family protein: protein MYRHTLSDRVQFADTDMAGIVHFSNFFRYMERVEHDFFRALGMSIWDKSNEIPVEERVGWPRVHISCDFKAPLVFEEEFTMELLVEEIRAKTIRYVIRFWKNNGELCAEGKLVAASVRRDPVTGKMKAVNIPERIRDRITVAPAELLALPQIG, encoded by the coding sequence ATGTACCGCCACACCCTCTCCGACCGCGTCCAGTTTGCCGATACGGACATGGCGGGCATCGTCCACTTCTCCAATTTTTTCCGCTATATGGAACGGGTGGAGCATGATTTCTTCCGGGCACTGGGTATGTCCATTTGGGACAAGTCGAATGAGATTCCGGTTGAGGAACGGGTGGGCTGGCCACGGGTCCACATTTCCTGCGATTTCAAGGCACCGCTGGTGTTTGAGGAGGAATTCACCATGGAACTGCTGGTGGAGGAGATCCGCGCCAAAACCATCCGTTATGTGATCCGCTTTTGGAAAAACAATGGGGAGCTTTGTGCCGAAGGAAAACTAGTGGCCGCGAGTGTGCGGAGAGATCCCGTGACTGGAAAAATGAAGGCGGTCAACATCCCGGAGAGAATCCGCGACCGCATCACGGTGGCTCCTGCGGAGCTGCTGGCACTGCCACAGATTGGATAG
- a CDS encoding CmpA/NrtA family ABC transporter substrate-binding protein, giving the protein MKSHTSTISRRSLLQRSTAAGLGTLLSGLPQGWVGSAYADDSPERSDLNFGMIALTDCSSIVIAHEKGLFNKYGIKSTVTKGASWAAIRDSLSNNDLQATHMLIGMPIASTMGLGGAPKKPMVIPWLINRNGQAITLKKELKGKVADDPKALKPFVDEAKAAGRPMTFAMTFPPGTHAMWMRYYLAAGGIHPGDANGADADISLITIPPPQMVANMKVGQMDGFCVGEPWNARSITDDIGFTSITTQAMWKDHPEKVCAFTEEFADKNPKTVKAVLKALHESSIWLDKMENREEQANIVSAPTYINCPPETILGRLQGKYDMGDGRRFRDPDYMIFSDRNCNYPQAKYCQWWLTQLRRWGFTEGAPDYEAVTKKVMRADIYEEAMKEIGYAHGGADDKPESLFDGSVFDPKGDMEAYAASFAIKSLKA; this is encoded by the coding sequence ATGAAATCCCACACCTCCACCATCTCACGCCGCAGCCTTCTTCAACGTTCCACCGCTGCCGGTCTCGGCACACTTCTCTCCGGCCTGCCCCAGGGCTGGGTCGGCAGTGCCTACGCCGATGATTCTCCGGAACGGTCCGACCTCAACTTTGGCATGATCGCCCTGACCGATTGTTCCAGCATCGTAATCGCTCATGAGAAGGGTCTATTTAACAAGTATGGCATCAAGTCCACCGTCACCAAAGGTGCCAGCTGGGCTGCCATTCGCGACTCCCTGAGCAACAACGACCTCCAGGCCACGCACATGCTCATCGGCATGCCCATCGCCAGCACCATGGGCCTGGGAGGCGCTCCGAAAAAACCGATGGTCATCCCTTGGCTGATCAACCGCAATGGTCAGGCCATTACACTGAAAAAGGAACTCAAAGGCAAAGTAGCCGATGATCCTAAAGCGCTGAAGCCCTTTGTGGACGAAGCCAAAGCTGCCGGCAGACCGATGACCTTCGCCATGACCTTCCCGCCCGGCACGCATGCCATGTGGATGCGTTATTACCTGGCCGCTGGCGGCATCCATCCAGGAGATGCCAATGGAGCCGATGCCGATATCTCCCTCATCACCATCCCGCCTCCACAGATGGTGGCCAACATGAAGGTGGGCCAGATGGACGGCTTCTGCGTGGGCGAGCCCTGGAACGCCCGCTCCATCACAGACGACATCGGTTTCACCTCCATCACCACCCAGGCCATGTGGAAGGATCACCCTGAAAAAGTCTGCGCCTTTACCGAGGAGTTTGCCGATAAAAACCCGAAGACCGTCAAGGCCGTGCTCAAGGCCCTGCATGAGTCCAGCATCTGGCTGGACAAAATGGAAAACCGCGAAGAGCAGGCCAACATCGTCAGCGCACCAACTTACATCAACTGCCCCCCCGAGACCATCCTCGGCCGTCTGCAGGGCAAGTATGACATGGGCGACGGACGCCGCTTCCGCGACCCGGATTACATGATCTTCAGTGATCGCAACTGCAACTACCCGCAGGCCAAATACTGCCAGTGGTGGCTCACGCAGCTCCGTCGCTGGGGCTTTACCGAAGGCGCACCTGACTACGAAGCAGTGACCAAAAAAGTCATGCGTGCTGACATCTACGAAGAGGCCATGAAGGAGATCGGCTACGCCCACGGCGGTGCTGATGACAAGCCCGAATCCCTCTTCGACGGCAGCGTCTTCGACCCCAAAGGCGACATGGAAGCCTACGCCGCCAGCTTCGCCATCAAAAGCCTCAAAGCCTGA
- a CDS encoding NUDIX domain-containing protein, whose protein sequence is MITGSPYQYCSRCGSESMVPASGREFVCDECGYRHFVTPFPAACALIMDSQKRLLVTRRAHEPGLGKLGLPGGVIEPGETGEEAAARETHEEVGLSIPVADFKYFASLPNLYLFQDYLWPTIDLFYIVKVPDFSAVEVSLDEVSETFTLSLNDINLDEFAFESNVEAVRRLQEVQARLG, encoded by the coding sequence ATGATCACCGGTTCCCCTTATCAATACTGTTCCCGTTGCGGCAGCGAATCCATGGTGCCTGCCAGCGGGCGGGAGTTTGTTTGCGATGAGTGCGGCTACCGTCATTTTGTGACCCCCTTTCCCGCAGCCTGTGCCTTGATCATGGATTCGCAAAAGCGTCTCCTGGTGACACGGCGCGCGCATGAGCCAGGGCTGGGCAAGCTGGGATTGCCGGGCGGTGTGATTGAGCCGGGTGAGACTGGTGAAGAGGCTGCTGCCCGTGAAACACATGAGGAGGTGGGGCTGAGCATCCCGGTGGCCGATTTCAAATATTTCGCCTCTTTGCCTAACCTGTACCTGTTTCAGGATTATCTGTGGCCGACGATTGACCTTTTTTATATCGTCAAGGTTCCCGACTTTTCAGCGGTTGAGGTCAGCCTTGATGAGGTGTCAGAGACCTTCACGCTATCCCTGAACGACATCAATTTGGATGAATTTGCCTTCGAATCGAATGTGGAAGCTGTGCGGAGGTTGCAAGAAGTGCAGGCCCGGCTTGGTTGA
- a CDS encoding SDR family oxidoreductase, translating to MMHPLFDLTGKSALVTGGSKGLGKAMARGFAEAGANVMISSRSEAELKAAAAEIGEGLNVKVEWMVADMIDRAQVKTLADEAVKRLGKVDILINNAGSNQPQAIDEITDEAWDRIVELDLTSCMAMTRYLVPGMKERQWGRVIHISSVLGVGSKEKRNVYSACKAGLIGMAKASAIDLGTYNITVNCLCPGPFLTDLPMSLLSDPEKEAFANRTALKRWGLPRELVGPALMLASEAGSYITGEALLVDGGAYARAL from the coding sequence ATGATGCATCCACTTTTTGATCTCACCGGCAAATCAGCACTCGTCACAGGCGGCAGCAAAGGATTGGGCAAGGCAATGGCGCGCGGCTTTGCTGAAGCCGGAGCCAATGTCATGATTTCCAGCCGGAGCGAAGCTGAACTCAAAGCCGCCGCTGCTGAAATCGGCGAAGGTTTAAATGTCAAAGTGGAGTGGATGGTGGCGGACATGATTGACCGTGCGCAGGTGAAGACACTGGCGGATGAAGCGGTGAAACGCCTGGGAAAGGTGGACATCCTCATTAACAATGCCGGGTCCAACCAGCCGCAGGCCATTGACGAGATCACGGATGAAGCCTGGGACCGCATCGTGGAGCTGGACCTGACCTCCTGCATGGCGATGACGCGCTATCTGGTGCCAGGGATGAAGGAGCGGCAATGGGGTCGGGTGATCCACATTTCCTCCGTGCTGGGTGTGGGTTCGAAGGAAAAGCGCAATGTTTATTCCGCCTGCAAAGCGGGCCTGATCGGCATGGCCAAGGCCAGCGCCATTGACCTGGGCACTTACAACATCACCGTCAATTGCCTGTGCCCGGGACCTTTCCTGACGGACCTGCCAATGAGCCTGCTGAGTGATCCTGAAAAGGAAGCCTTTGCCAACCGCACCGCCTTGAAGCGCTGGGGGCTGCCGCGTGAGCTGGTGGGCCCGGCCCTCATGCTTGCGAGCGAAGCCGGCAGCTACATCACCGGCGAGGCTCTGCTGGTGGATGGCGGCGCGTATGCACGGGCGCTGTGA
- a CDS encoding CmpA/NrtA family ABC transporter substrate-binding protein → MPKSALISTPTLTGVIQPVRIGFIPLADCAPLLVAREKELFRKQGVRVELSCEVGWATIREKLLYGQVDAAHAIAGLALAMRLGLSTPPSRMVAPFVFNLHGDAITLSRDLWNRGVRDAFTLKKLIRSTTSRRLTFGMVSRYASHHFLLRRWLATGGINPDQDVRIVALPPTQMAANMAAGLIDGYCVGEPWNSVAVEKGIGWVAATSEDLAPNHPEKVLLMNETFIEQHLDQAQAITAALQEACKFCDEMDNRPEVARILADSGFFSNGEAIMRKSLVGPFDLGTGKSADAASFHIFHRREANIPTSERGRWLLEEFITHGLLLPSQRAEASEAMRACWTSDSLLFTAPQTISPKPRKSSKRATPVQA, encoded by the coding sequence ATGCCGAAGTCAGCACTCATCTCCACCCCCACCCTCACCGGTGTTATCCAGCCGGTCCGCATCGGATTTATTCCGCTGGCGGACTGCGCCCCGCTGCTGGTGGCACGGGAGAAGGAGCTGTTTCGCAAACAAGGAGTCAGGGTCGAACTCAGTTGTGAGGTCGGGTGGGCCACCATCCGGGAAAAGCTGCTCTATGGCCAGGTGGACGCCGCACACGCCATCGCCGGGCTGGCGCTTGCGATGCGTCTGGGACTGAGCACTCCCCCGTCAAGGATGGTGGCCCCATTCGTCTTCAATCTGCACGGCGATGCCATCACCCTCAGCCGCGATCTTTGGAACCGTGGTGTGCGTGATGCATTCACCTTGAAGAAGCTGATCCGCAGCACCACCTCTCGCCGCCTCACCTTTGGCATGGTCTCTCGCTATGCCTCTCATCACTTCCTGCTCCGTCGCTGGCTGGCAACAGGCGGCATCAATCCTGACCAGGACGTCCGCATCGTGGCCCTGCCTCCCACCCAGATGGCCGCCAACATGGCCGCCGGGCTCATTGACGGCTATTGCGTCGGCGAACCATGGAACTCCGTCGCCGTTGAAAAAGGCATCGGCTGGGTCGCAGCCACCAGCGAAGACCTCGCTCCCAATCATCCAGAGAAAGTACTGCTGATGAACGAGACCTTCATTGAGCAGCACCTGGACCAGGCGCAGGCCATCACCGCCGCCCTACAGGAAGCCTGCAAGTTCTGCGACGAAATGGACAACCGTCCGGAGGTGGCCCGCATCCTGGCCGACAGCGGCTTCTTCAGCAATGGCGAAGCAATCATGCGCAAATCCCTCGTCGGCCCCTTTGACCTGGGCACCGGCAAGTCGGCGGATGCCGCCAGCTTCCACATTTTTCACCGCCGCGAAGCCAACATTCCCACCAGCGAACGTGGCCGCTGGCTGCTGGAGGAGTTCATCACCCACGGCCTCCTCCTGCCATCCCAGCGCGCCGAAGCCTCGGAGGCCATGCGTGCCTGCTGGACCTCCGATTCCCTCCTTTTTACCGCCCCTCAAACCATCTCCCCAAAACCACGCAAATCCAGCAAACGCGCCACCCCCGTCCAAGCATGA
- a CDS encoding acetylornithine transaminase, whose protein sequence is MNDFDPAWMDQYVMPNYGRFQIWPQRGEGPYLWDNEGKKYLDFAGGVAVCPLGHAHPEVADAIAAQAHKLMHVSNWYCIQGQAQLARILVEEIVKIPGKCFFCNSGAEANEGMIKLARKYGVTKPLPDGSPRYEIITFAGSFHGRTFGAMSATAQEKIHGGFGPIVPGFVYVPFNDPAALKNAITEKTVAILFEPMQGESGVNPATPDFLRTVQSLCQQHDLLMLLDEVQCGLGRTGETCGWRSILPGDEIQPDAISWAKSIGSGFPLGSFWIKERPLSDANETKLCDLLGPGTHGTTYGGSPLACAAGLSTLNVILRDNLPAHSASLGRKIAGEVASWKQPLITDIRAFGMMIGFELDEATLASKEAVKASGKIASIYVAKAMLDAGLLVVPAGPKVVRWLPPMNLTETQAAEALDIFKTTLAAMANLE, encoded by the coding sequence ATGAACGACTTCGACCCGGCGTGGATGGACCAGTATGTGATGCCCAATTACGGGCGTTTTCAGATCTGGCCGCAACGCGGCGAAGGTCCCTACCTATGGGACAACGAGGGGAAAAAATATCTCGACTTTGCCGGTGGCGTCGCCGTGTGCCCGCTGGGCCATGCCCACCCGGAGGTGGCAGATGCCATCGCAGCGCAGGCGCACAAACTGATGCATGTGTCCAACTGGTACTGCATCCAGGGTCAGGCACAGCTCGCCCGCATCCTGGTGGAGGAGATTGTCAAAATTCCCGGCAAATGCTTCTTTTGCAACAGCGGTGCGGAGGCCAATGAAGGCATGATCAAACTGGCCCGCAAATACGGCGTGACCAAGCCCCTGCCGGACGGCAGTCCCCGTTATGAGATCATCACCTTTGCCGGCAGCTTCCATGGCCGGACCTTTGGAGCCATGAGCGCAACCGCGCAGGAGAAGATCCATGGCGGTTTTGGTCCCATCGTGCCCGGTTTTGTTTATGTTCCTTTCAATGACCCGGCGGCACTGAAAAACGCCATCACGGAAAAGACCGTGGCCATTCTTTTTGAACCCATGCAGGGGGAAAGTGGCGTCAACCCCGCTACACCGGATTTCCTGCGCACCGTGCAGTCCCTGTGCCAGCAGCACGACCTGCTCATGCTGCTGGATGAAGTACAATGCGGCCTGGGCCGGACCGGCGAAACCTGTGGCTGGCGCTCCATCCTGCCGGGCGATGAAATCCAGCCCGATGCCATCAGCTGGGCCAAGTCCATCGGCAGCGGCTTTCCCCTGGGCTCCTTCTGGATCAAGGAACGGCCGCTTAGCGATGCCAACGAAACGAAGCTTTGCGATCTCCTCGGCCCCGGCACCCACGGCACCACCTATGGCGGCAGCCCCCTGGCCTGCGCCGCCGGGCTTTCCACACTGAACGTCATCCTGCGTGACAACCTGCCCGCGCACTCCGCCAGCCTGGGCCGCAAGATCGCCGGAGAAGTAGCCTCATGGAAACAGCCGTTGATCACGGATATCCGCGCCTTTGGCATGATGATCGGATTTGAACTTGATGAGGCCACTCTGGCCTCCAAAGAAGCTGTGAAGGCTTCAGGCAAAATTGCCTCCATTTATGTGGCCAAAGCCATGCTCGACGCGGGTCTGCTCGTCGTCCCTGCCGGGCCAAAAGTGGTACGCTGGCTGCCGCCGATGAATCTCACCGAGACCCAGGCTGCGGAGGCGCTGGACATCTTTAAAACTACCCTCGCCGCGATGGCGAATCTTGAATAA
- a CDS encoding CCA tRNA nucleotidyltransferase, which yields MLHAATQVILTLREQGHQALLAGGCVRDYVLGKEPKDYDVATNATPAQVVALFPGAQTVGAHFGVVIVRLNGHHIEVATFRTDGSYKDGRRPESVTFATAEEDAQRRDFTVNGLFRDPVEDRIIDYVNGQQDLEAKILRAIGDASQRFAEDRLRMLRAVRFATVLDFEIEIGTWAALCEHADAISTVSAERIRDELIKIFLHPNRLRGFDLLVDSGLMAQVLPEILVLKGVEQPPQWHPEGDVFVHTRLMLSLLPEQVSLPLVLSVLLHDIAKPATFTVDEDTGRIRFNGHDKLGAEMTGDILRRLKFPNDVIEPTQVAVEHHMVFKDVKKMRNSTLKRMMARPTWDDELALHRVDCLGSNGLLDNYEFMKEKAEEFSHTPLIPQPLINGRDLMELGWEPGKQMGAALTAVQNAQLEGLVSTREEALEWVRVNCQA from the coding sequence ATGCTCCATGCCGCCACCCAGGTCATCCTGACGCTGCGTGAGCAGGGTCATCAGGCGCTGCTGGCCGGCGGCTGTGTGCGTGACTATGTGCTGGGCAAGGAGCCAAAGGACTATGATGTGGCCACCAATGCCACCCCGGCCCAGGTCGTGGCCCTGTTCCCCGGCGCACAAACCGTGGGTGCGCATTTCGGCGTGGTGATCGTCAGACTGAACGGCCATCACATTGAAGTGGCCACCTTCCGCACTGACGGCAGTTACAAGGATGGCCGACGGCCTGAAAGCGTGACTTTTGCCACCGCTGAGGAAGATGCCCAACGTCGTGATTTCACCGTGAACGGTCTGTTTCGCGATCCGGTGGAAGATCGCATCATTGACTATGTGAACGGCCAGCAGGACCTGGAAGCCAAAATTCTGCGGGCCATTGGCGATGCCTCTCAAAGGTTTGCCGAGGACCGCCTGCGCATGCTGCGTGCGGTGCGCTTTGCCACCGTGCTGGACTTTGAGATCGAAATCGGGACCTGGGCCGCCCTGTGCGAGCATGCAGATGCCATCAGCACGGTGAGTGCGGAGCGCATCCGTGATGAACTGATCAAAATCTTTCTGCATCCCAACCGCCTGCGCGGATTTGACCTGCTGGTGGACAGCGGCCTCATGGCCCAGGTGCTGCCGGAAATCCTCGTGCTAAAAGGTGTGGAGCAACCGCCACAGTGGCACCCGGAGGGTGATGTATTCGTTCACACACGCCTCATGCTTAGTCTGCTGCCGGAGCAGGTTTCCCTGCCCCTGGTGCTGAGTGTGCTGCTGCATGACATCGCCAAACCGGCCACATTCACCGTGGATGAGGACACGGGCCGCATCCGTTTCAACGGCCACGACAAGCTCGGCGCGGAGATGACCGGCGACATTTTGCGCAGGTTGAAATTCCCCAACGATGTCATTGAGCCGACCCAGGTGGCCGTGGAGCATCACATGGTTTTTAAGGATGTGAAAAAAATGCGCAACAGCACGCTGAAGCGCATGATGGCACGCCCCACCTGGGACGATGAACTGGCACTTCATCGCGTGGACTGCCTGGGCTCCAACGGGCTGCTGGACAACTATGAATTTATGAAGGAAAAGGCGGAGGAGTTTTCCCACACTCCGCTGATCCCCCAGCCGCTGATCAATGGCCGGGACTTGATGGAGCTGGGCTGGGAGCCTGGCAAACAGATGGGCGCAGCGCTGACAGCAGTGCAGAACGCGCAGCTCGAAGGCCTGGTCAGCACCCGCGAAGAAGCCCTGGAATGGGTGCGGGTGAACTGCCAGGCCTAA
- a CDS encoding four helix bundle protein, translating to MTNQEMKDRTMEFAVRILKLVDSLPQTTAGKTVGGQIARSGTSVAANYRSALRAKSDADFINKITIVLEEADESGFWIELAERAKLLPGKRLKALQQEAEELTKIFNATRSTTKRRARPNHKS from the coding sequence ATGACGAACCAAGAGATGAAGGATCGGACGATGGAATTTGCGGTGCGAATTTTGAAACTGGTGGACTCGTTACCGCAGACCACGGCGGGCAAGACGGTGGGAGGCCAGATCGCCAGAAGCGGAACTTCAGTGGCTGCGAACTACAGATCGGCTCTTCGAGCAAAGTCCGATGCGGACTTCATCAACAAGATCACGATCGTTCTTGAAGAGGCTGACGAAAGCGGGTTCTGGATAGAACTGGCTGAGCGGGCTAAACTGCTTCCTGGCAAGCGTTTGAAAGCTTTGCAGCAAGAAGCGGAAGAACTCACGAAGATCTTCAATGCCACCCGCAGCACGACCAAGCGCCGTGCACGGCCAAATCATAAATCGTAA
- the argF gene encoding ornithine carbamoyltransferase produces MKHLLSIKQLSAAEIENLIEQAAVLKKNRKSCPQVLAGQNWALIFSKSSTRTRVSFEVGVRELGGQVMFLSSADIQLGRGEPIKDTARVMGRMIDGAIIRTFAQQDVVDFAEYSGIPTINALTDDEHPCQILADLQTINERFGSWKGRRVAFLGDGDCNVARSWIWASARLGFELVIGAPKEFQPAADFMAQIPGKTVTVTDDPKSAVEGIDAIYTDVWVSMGKEEEATGRIETLRPWQINAALLKHAKPEAIIMHCLPAYRGKEITEEVLEAQADVIFDQAENRLHAQKAVLVELVKN; encoded by the coding sequence ATGAAACATCTCCTTTCCATCAAGCAGCTCAGCGCCGCCGAAATCGAAAACCTGATTGAGCAGGCGGCTGTGCTGAAAAAGAACCGCAAGAGCTGCCCCCAGGTGCTGGCGGGCCAGAACTGGGCGCTCATTTTCAGCAAGTCTTCCACCCGCACACGAGTCAGTTTTGAGGTGGGCGTGCGCGAACTCGGCGGCCAGGTGATGTTCCTTTCCTCAGCAGACATCCAGTTAGGCCGGGGCGAACCCATCAAGGACACCGCCCGCGTCATGGGCCGCATGATTGACGGTGCCATCATCCGCACCTTTGCCCAGCAGGATGTGGTGGACTTTGCCGAATACAGCGGCATCCCCACCATCAATGCCCTCACCGATGACGAGCATCCCTGCCAGATCCTGGCGGACCTGCAAACCATCAATGAGCGCTTCGGCAGCTGGAAAGGCCGCCGCGTCGCCTTCCTCGGCGATGGCGATTGCAACGTTGCCCGCTCCTGGATCTGGGCGAGTGCGCGGCTCGGTTTTGAACTGGTCATCGGTGCACCGAAGGAATTTCAGCCCGCAGCGGACTTCATGGCGCAGATTCCCGGCAAAACCGTCACCGTCACCGATGACCCCAAGTCCGCCGTCGAAGGCATTGATGCCATTTACACGGATGTCTGGGTGAGCATGGGCAAGGAAGAAGAGGCTACCGGTCGCATCGAAACCCTGCGCCCCTGGCAGATCAATGCCGCCCTCCTCAAGCACGCCAAGCCCGAGGCCATTATCATGCACTGCCTGCCCGCCTATCGTGGCAAGGAAATCACCGAAGAAGTTCTCGAAGCCCAGGCTGACGTCATCTTTGACCAGGCAGAAAACCGCCTCCACGCCCAAAAAGCCGTGCTCGTCGAACTGGTCAAAAACTGA
- a CDS encoding GYF domain-containing protein, whose translation MNPYFVAPNGQQQGPYSLKQLEDMMRSGHIKDSDLCWREGMRDWQSISTAIPSLLVTANSDPLNPYAPPTSPWETAASRGVRNYYGGIGRLAYFGISFVLGIANAFLATMTQNQDAMAGFVILILVVVASVVTVFQRLKNIGMNPWWCLLMFIPIANLFIGFRCLACQEGYANIGRLDTAGKIIAWIFGLLLLLMVFAIGVTLVAAK comes from the coding sequence ATGAATCCATACTTCGTCGCTCCCAATGGCCAGCAGCAAGGGCCTTACAGTTTGAAGCAGCTCGAGGACATGATGCGGTCCGGCCACATCAAAGATTCTGACCTGTGCTGGCGTGAAGGCATGAGAGACTGGCAGAGCATTTCCACAGCCATTCCCTCTTTGCTGGTCACTGCCAATTCCGATCCCCTCAATCCCTATGCACCGCCAACGAGCCCCTGGGAGACGGCGGCTTCGCGTGGAGTGCGTAATTATTATGGAGGCATCGGCAGGCTGGCCTATTTTGGCATCAGTTTCGTGCTCGGCATTGCGAATGCATTTCTGGCCACCATGACTCAGAATCAAGATGCCATGGCGGGATTTGTGATTCTCATTTTAGTCGTTGTAGCCTCAGTGGTGACCGTTTTTCAACGCCTCAAAAACATAGGCATGAATCCCTGGTGGTGTCTGCTGATGTTTATACCCATCGCCAACCTTTTTATCGGATTCCGCTGCCTGGCCTGCCAGGAGGGATATGCGAATATCGGACGGCTGGACACTGCGGGGAAAATCATCGCCTGGATCTTTGGGCTTCTGCTCCTGCTGATGGTATTCGCCATCGGTGTCACTCTGGTGGCGGCCAAATGA
- the argB gene encoding acetylglutamate kinase: MNENQIKKADVLLEALPYMQGFRGCTFLIKVGGSAMEDPAVVDTFLKDVVFLEAVGINPVIVHGGGKAISKAMKDSGLEAKFINGMRVTDEETIKIVEQTLARVINPDIVNKINAFGGKAVGVPGTEVFTGEKMKGDLGWVGEVNDCKLGLIQAAVAGEFVPVVSPVARENESGKTLNVNADLAACALATRLKATKLIFLSDVRGVMRDFKDESTLIPSLNPAAIEELKKEGIISGGMIPKVDSSLESLRGGVGKVHLIDGRIPHALILEIFTDVGIGTEIHL; this comes from the coding sequence ATGAACGAAAACCAGATCAAGAAAGCCGATGTCCTTTTGGAAGCCCTGCCCTACATGCAAGGATTCCGAGGCTGCACCTTTCTGATCAAGGTGGGCGGCAGTGCCATGGAAGACCCGGCGGTGGTGGACACCTTTCTTAAAGACGTGGTCTTTCTGGAAGCCGTGGGCATCAATCCCGTCATCGTCCATGGCGGCGGCAAGGCCATATCCAAGGCGATGAAAGACAGCGGCCTGGAGGCTAAGTTCATCAACGGCATGCGCGTGACCGATGAGGAGACCATCAAAATCGTGGAGCAAACCCTGGCCCGCGTGATCAATCCGGACATCGTCAACAAAATCAATGCCTTTGGAGGCAAGGCTGTTGGCGTGCCCGGCACGGAAGTCTTCACCGGAGAAAAGATGAAGGGCGACCTCGGCTGGGTGGGCGAGGTGAATGACTGCAAGCTGGGGCTCATCCAGGCGGCAGTGGCGGGGGAATTTGTACCAGTCGTCTCCCCTGTCGCGCGCGAGAACGAAAGCGGCAAGACCCTGAATGTGAATGCCGACCTGGCCGCCTGTGCATTGGCCACGCGGCTGAAGGCGACGAAGCTCATTTTCCTGAGCGATGTGCGCGGCGTCATGCGTGACTTCAAAGACGAAAGCACGCTAATTCCCAGCCTGAATCCGGCGGCCATCGAAGAGCTGAAAAAGGAAGGCATCATCAGCGGCGGCATGATCCCCAAGGTGGACTCCAGCCTGGAATCGCTGCGAGGAGGCGTGGGCAAGGTGCACCTCATTGACGGGCGCATCCCCCACGCACTGATTTTGGAGATTTTCACCGATGTGGGGATCGGCACGGAGATTCATCTGTGA
- a CDS encoding LysR family transcriptional regulator gives MDQPLDTRQLRAFLSLARSGSFTQAGRELHLTQSAISHGIKALETDLACQLFHRQGKSVHLTHHGRELLPHAETIMQAMNQARASLGALDKTPRGRLTIGCTPAASQFILPTVFREFKESFPQYEIRVLPGETPQTIERLLNNEVDLAVTLRPPDVTRLECHGIFEDELEFLVSPLHAWATKAPKVKDATAETFIVSSRSSLNFSMIQEFFLKQGVRLNHFIELGSSEAIKELAKLGLGIAIAARWIARAEIEAGQLVPVPLPKAKLKRRWVTSSLKGRPLNLAERTFVGLCEEVGRRMN, from the coding sequence ATGGACCAACCGCTCGATACCCGGCAGCTTCGCGCCTTCCTTTCACTTGCCCGCAGCGGCAGCTTTACCCAGGCAGGGCGGGAGCTGCATCTCACGCAGTCTGCGATCAGCCACGGCATCAAGGCCCTGGAGACGGATCTCGCCTGCCAGCTTTTCCATCGCCAGGGAAAGAGCGTACACCTCACGCACCATGGCCGTGAGCTGCTGCCTCATGCGGAAACGATCATGCAGGCGATGAACCAGGCGCGTGCGTCATTAGGTGCCCTGGACAAGACGCCACGGGGGCGCCTAACCATAGGTTGTACACCGGCTGCCTCGCAGTTTATCCTGCCGACCGTGTTCCGCGAGTTTAAGGAAAGCTTTCCGCAATATGAAATCCGTGTGCTGCCGGGGGAGACGCCGCAGACCATCGAGCGGCTGCTGAACAATGAAGTGGATCTGGCGGTGACGCTGCGCCCACCGGATGTGACACGGCTGGAGTGTCACGGCATCTTTGAAGATGAGCTGGAGTTTCTCGTATCGCCCCTGCACGCCTGGGCCACCAAGGCACCGAAGGTCAAAGATGCCACGGCGGAGACGTTCATTGTCTCCAGCCGCAGCAGCCTTAACTTTTCCATGATCCAGGAGTTCTTCTTGAAGCAGGGCGTGCGGCTCAATCACTTCATCGAACTGGGCAGCAGCGAGGCGATCAAGGAGCTGGCCAAGCTGGGACTGGGCATTGCCATTGCGGCACGCTGGATCGCCCGTGCGGAGATTGAGGCCGGCCAGCTTGTGCCGGTCCCCCTGCCCAAGGCGAAACTGAAGAGGCGATGGGTAACATCATCTTTAAAAGGGCGTCCCTTAAATCTGGCAGAAAGAACCTTTGTGGGCTTATGTGAGGAAGTGGGACGGCGGATGAACTGA